A window from Pseudomonas frederiksbergensis encodes these proteins:
- the acs gene encoding acetate--CoA ligase: MFDISTFPQADAVRRAANLSQDDYKRLYRQSIEHPSTFWAEQATRFLDWSTPWDTVQRYNLKTGEASWFAGGKLNVSYNCIDRHLERRGDQTAIIWEGDDPAESTQISYKKLHHHVCRLANVLKSRGVKKGDRVCIYLPMIPEAAYAMLACTRIGAVHSVVFGGFSPDSVRDRILDADCHTVITADEGVRGGKVVPLKQKVDKALQNCPNVSTVIVVERTQGEVDWVEGRDIWYHQALRDVSDDCPPEPMGAEDPLFILYTSGSTGKPKGVLHTTGGYLLQAAMTFKYVLDYRDDEVFWCTADVGWVTGHSYIVYGPLANGATTLIFEGVPSYPSSSRFWQVIDKHHVNIFYTAPTALRSLMREGPEPLKETSRASLRLLGTVGEPINPEAWEWYFNAVGEQRCPIVDTWWQTETGGIMISPLVSAQRIKPGCATQPMFGVQPVLLDEVGKEIKGAGSGVLAIKSSWPAQIRSVYGDPQRMVDTYFKPYPGYYFTGDGARRDEDGDYWITGRIDDVINVSGHRIGTAEVESALVLHDSIAEAAVVGYPHDVKGQGIYAFVTPMNGTEPSDELKKALLAHVSEEIGSFAKPDLIQWAPALPKTRSGKIMRRILRKIACNELDSLGDTSTLADPSVVQDLVDKRLNQ, from the coding sequence ATGTTCGATATCAGCACGTTCCCCCAAGCCGATGCCGTCCGCCGGGCTGCAAATCTGAGTCAAGACGACTATAAGCGCCTCTATCGCCAATCCATCGAGCACCCCAGCACCTTCTGGGCCGAACAAGCCACACGCTTTCTCGACTGGAGCACCCCCTGGGATACTGTCCAGCGCTATAACCTGAAAACCGGTGAGGCGAGCTGGTTTGCCGGCGGCAAGTTGAATGTCAGTTACAACTGCATCGACCGTCATCTGGAAAGGCGCGGCGATCAAACCGCGATCATCTGGGAAGGCGACGATCCCGCCGAATCTACCCAGATCAGCTACAAAAAACTTCATCACCACGTCTGCCGCCTGGCCAACGTGCTCAAAAGCCGTGGCGTGAAAAAAGGCGACCGCGTGTGCATCTACCTGCCGATGATCCCCGAAGCCGCCTACGCCATGCTCGCCTGTACGCGCATTGGCGCGGTGCATTCGGTGGTGTTCGGTGGTTTCTCTCCGGACTCTGTGCGTGACCGGATTCTCGATGCCGACTGCCACACCGTGATCACCGCCGATGAAGGCGTACGCGGCGGTAAAGTCGTGCCGCTCAAGCAGAAGGTCGACAAAGCGCTGCAAAACTGCCCGAACGTCAGCACCGTGATCGTGGTCGAGCGAACTCAGGGCGAAGTGGACTGGGTCGAAGGCCGGGACATCTGGTATCACCAGGCGCTGCGTGACGTCAGCGACGATTGCCCGCCGGAACCGATGGGCGCCGAAGACCCGCTGTTCATCCTCTACACCTCCGGCAGCACCGGCAAACCCAAAGGCGTGCTGCACACCACTGGCGGCTATCTGCTACAAGCGGCGATGACCTTCAAGTACGTGCTCGACTACCGCGACGACGAAGTCTTCTGGTGTACCGCCGATGTCGGCTGGGTCACCGGCCACAGCTACATCGTCTACGGGCCGCTGGCCAACGGCGCGACCACGCTGATCTTCGAAGGCGTGCCGAGCTACCCAAGCAGCTCGCGCTTCTGGCAGGTGATCGACAAGCACCATGTAAACATTTTCTATACCGCCCCGACCGCCCTGCGCTCCCTGATGCGTGAAGGCCCCGAACCGTTGAAGGAAACTTCCCGCGCGAGCCTCAGATTACTCGGCACTGTCGGTGAGCCCATCAACCCGGAAGCGTGGGAGTGGTACTTCAATGCCGTCGGCGAACAGCGTTGTCCGATCGTCGATACCTGGTGGCAGACCGAAACCGGCGGCATCATGATCAGCCCGCTGGTCAGTGCTCAACGGATCAAACCCGGTTGCGCCACACAACCGATGTTCGGCGTGCAACCGGTGTTGCTCGATGAAGTGGGCAAGGAAATCAAAGGCGCCGGCAGCGGCGTGCTGGCGATCAAATCCAGCTGGCCGGCGCAGATCCGCAGCGTCTACGGCGACCCGCAACGCATGGTCGACACCTACTTCAAGCCCTACCCCGGTTACTACTTCACTGGCGACGGTGCCCGGCGCGATGAGGATGGCGATTACTGGATCACCGGGCGCATCGACGACGTGATCAACGTCTCCGGGCACCGCATCGGCACCGCGGAAGTGGAAAGCGCATTGGTGCTGCACGACAGCATCGCCGAAGCGGCGGTGGTCGGTTACCCGCACGACGTCAAGGGTCAGGGCATCTACGCCTTCGTCACCCCCATGAACGGCACCGAGCCCAGTGACGAACTGAAGAAAGCGTTGCTGGCTCACGTCAGCGAGGAAATCGGCAGCTTCGCCAAACCGGACCTGATCCAGTGGGCGCCGGCCTTGCCGAAAACCCGTTCGGGCAAGATCATGCGGCGCATTCTGCGCAAGATCGCCTGCAACGAACTGGACAGCCTGGGTGACACCTCGACCTTGGCTGACCCGAGCGTGGTCCAGGATCTGGTCGATAAACGCCTGAACCAATAA